The following are encoded together in the Kribbella voronezhensis genome:
- the kdpC gene encoding K(+)-transporting ATPase subunit C has product MTSRLPATMRQIGVATRALIVFTIGLGVIYPLAMTGVAQVLFHGNANGSVIQVNGKDVASDLIGQAYTEQATKDGKPEVDADGKPVMVADPLWFQTRPSAVDYDAMGSGASQYGPNNDELLAAIQQRRKAVADLEGVDPAQVPPDALTASGSGLDPQISPAYAALQINRVARERGLGVAEVRQLVKENTSGRTLGFLGEPTVNVVTLNADLAALS; this is encoded by the coding sequence ATGACAAGCAGACTCCCCGCGACGATGCGGCAGATCGGGGTGGCGACCCGGGCGCTGATCGTGTTCACGATCGGCCTGGGGGTGATCTACCCGCTGGCGATGACAGGAGTGGCGCAGGTGCTGTTCCACGGCAACGCCAACGGCTCGGTGATCCAGGTGAACGGCAAGGATGTGGCCTCCGACCTGATCGGCCAGGCGTACACCGAGCAGGCGACCAAGGACGGCAAGCCCGAGGTCGATGCCGACGGCAAGCCGGTGATGGTTGCCGACCCGCTGTGGTTCCAGACCCGGCCCTCCGCGGTGGACTACGACGCGATGGGCAGCGGCGCCTCGCAGTACGGGCCCAACAATGACGAACTGCTCGCCGCGATCCAGCAGCGCCGGAAGGCTGTGGCCGACCTGGAAGGGGTCGATCCGGCCCAGGTGCCGCCGGATGCGCTCACCGCCAGCGGCAGCGGGCTCGACCCGCAGATCAGCCCCGCGTACGCCGCGTTGCAGATCAACCGGGTTGCGAGGGAGCGCGGACTCGGCGTCGCCGAGGTGCGACAGTTGGTGAAGGAGAACACGTCGGGGCGCACCTTGGGCTTCCTCGGGGAACCTACGGTCAACGTGGTCACGTTGAACGCCGACCTTGCCGCACTGAGCTGA
- the kdpB gene encoding potassium-transporting ATPase subunit KdpB yields MFDPTMLLTSLPDALRKLDPRVMVKNPVMFVVEVGAVASTVLAFTDSSVFVWWIVVWLWLTVVFANLAEAVAEGRGKAQAATLRRAKTETTARKLSADRLTEQEVPAASLQLGDLVVVEAGQIIPGDGDVVEGVASVDESAITGESAPVIRESGGDRSAVTGGTKVLSDRIVVRITTRPGESFIDRMIALVEGASRQKTPNEIALNILLASLTIVFLIATATLPTFAAYAHTDLSLVILVALLVCLIPTTIGALLSAIGIAGMDRLVQRNVLAMSGRAVEAAGDVNTLLLDKTGTITLGNRQAAEFIPLAGITETELADAAQLSSLADETPEGRSIVVLAKTGYGLRARHTGELPQATFVEFTAQTRMSGVDLDGRQIRKGAAGAIASWIDDQGGAVVSELGEIVDGISASGGTPLVVAISKESVARPLGVIHLKDVVKEGMRERFDQLRAMGIRTVMITGDNQLTAKAIAEEAGVDDFLAEATPEDKLALIKQEQEGGRLVAMTGDGTNDAPALAQADVGVAMNSGTSAAKEAGNMVDLDSNPTKLIEIVEIGKQLLITRGALTTFSIANDVAKYFAILPALFAAAYPGLDELNIMQLHSPESAIVSAIVFNALVIVALVPLALRGVQYKPSSASAMLRRNLLIYGVGGLITPFIGIKLLDLVISLIPGIR; encoded by the coding sequence CTGTTCGACCCGACGATGCTGCTCACCTCGCTGCCGGACGCCCTGCGCAAGCTCGATCCGCGGGTGATGGTGAAGAACCCGGTGATGTTCGTGGTCGAGGTGGGTGCCGTCGCGTCGACGGTTCTCGCCTTCACCGACTCCAGCGTGTTCGTCTGGTGGATCGTGGTCTGGCTCTGGCTGACCGTCGTCTTCGCCAATCTGGCCGAGGCCGTCGCCGAAGGGCGCGGCAAGGCTCAGGCGGCGACGCTGCGCCGTGCCAAGACCGAGACAACCGCCCGCAAACTGTCCGCGGACCGGCTGACCGAGCAGGAGGTGCCGGCCGCGTCGCTCCAGCTGGGCGACCTGGTGGTGGTCGAAGCAGGTCAGATCATCCCCGGCGACGGTGACGTGGTCGAAGGCGTGGCCAGCGTGGACGAGTCGGCCATCACCGGCGAATCGGCGCCCGTGATCCGCGAGTCCGGCGGCGACCGGAGTGCGGTCACCGGTGGCACGAAGGTGCTCTCGGACCGGATCGTCGTCAGGATCACCACCAGGCCGGGCGAGAGCTTCATCGACCGGATGATCGCCCTGGTCGAAGGGGCCTCCCGGCAGAAGACGCCGAACGAGATCGCCTTGAACATCCTGTTGGCGAGCCTGACCATCGTGTTCCTGATCGCGACGGCGACGCTGCCGACCTTCGCGGCCTACGCTCACACCGACCTGAGCCTCGTCATCCTGGTGGCCCTGCTGGTCTGCCTGATCCCGACCACCATCGGGGCCTTGCTGTCGGCCATCGGGATCGCCGGGATGGATCGGCTGGTCCAGCGCAACGTGCTGGCGATGTCCGGACGCGCGGTCGAGGCCGCCGGTGACGTGAACACCCTGCTGCTCGACAAGACCGGGACGATCACGCTGGGGAACCGGCAGGCCGCCGAGTTCATCCCGCTGGCCGGAATCACCGAGACCGAACTGGCCGACGCTGCACAGTTGTCCAGCCTGGCCGACGAAACGCCGGAGGGCCGCTCGATCGTGGTCCTGGCGAAGACGGGGTACGGGCTGCGGGCGCGGCACACCGGTGAGTTGCCGCAGGCAACGTTTGTCGAGTTCACGGCGCAGACCCGGATGAGTGGGGTGGACCTGGACGGCCGGCAGATCCGCAAGGGTGCGGCCGGCGCGATCGCTTCCTGGATCGACGACCAGGGCGGCGCTGTCGTGTCCGAGCTCGGGGAGATCGTCGACGGCATCTCGGCCTCCGGCGGTACCCCGCTGGTGGTTGCCATCAGCAAGGAAAGCGTGGCCCGACCGCTCGGCGTGATCCATCTCAAGGACGTCGTCAAGGAAGGCATGCGGGAGCGGTTCGACCAGCTGCGGGCGATGGGCATCCGGACCGTGATGATCACCGGTGACAACCAGTTGACCGCCAAGGCGATCGCCGAGGAGGCCGGGGTCGACGACTTCCTGGCGGAGGCGACGCCCGAGGACAAGCTGGCGCTGATCAAGCAGGAGCAGGAAGGCGGCCGACTGGTCGCGATGACGGGAGACGGGACCAACGACGCTCCCGCGCTCGCGCAGGCCGATGTCGGGGTGGCGATGAACAGCGGTACGTCGGCCGCCAAGGAAGCCGGCAACATGGTCGATCTGGACTCCAATCCGACCAAGCTGATCGAGATCGTCGAGATCGGCAAGCAGTTGCTGATCACCCGGGGCGCGCTCACGACCTTCTCGATCGCCAACGACGTCGCCAAGTACTTCGCGATCCTGCCCGCGCTGTTCGCGGCGGCGTACCCGGGGCTGGACGAACTGAACATCATGCAACTGCACTCGCCGGAGTCGGCGATCGTGTCGGCCATCGTGTTCAACGCGCTGGTCATCGTGGCGCTCGTGCCGCTGGCGCTGCGAGGCGTGCAGTACAAGCCGTCCTCGGCGTCCGCGATGCTGCGCCGCAACCTGCTGATCTACGGCGTCGGCGGCCTGATCACCCCGTTCATCGGCATCAAACTCCTCGATCTGGTGATCTCGCTGATCCCGGGTATCCGCTGA